The Halotia branconii CENA392 region TACCCAATTCCTTAGGCATCAAAAAGCAGTTAGAAGTGTGTGTTTTAGCCCCGATGGCAAGTATATTGCTACTGCTAGTGATGACTGTACAGCCCGATTATGGAATTTTGATGGTCAGTTAATTACCCAGTTCCGAAGACATCAAGGAGCAGTTAGAAGTGTAAGTTTCAGTCCTGATGGTCAAAATATTGTCACTGCTGCTGATGGCTGCACAGCTCGGCTGTGGAATATTAAAGGGCAGCAGATAGCCCAATTTCGAGGTCATCAAGGCAATGTTTGGAGTGTGTGTTTTAGCCCGGATGGTAAATACATTGTGACTGCTAGTGATGACTGTACAGCCAGAGTTTGGAAACTCAACGGTCAGCAGGTGGCTCAATTTCTAGGACATCAGGATTGTGTGAGAAGCGTGAGTGTAAGTCCTGATAATCAGTATATCGCTACTGCTTCATCTGACTGTACGGTTCGGTTATGGCATCTTAATAGACAGCAATTTACCCAATTGCAAGGACATCAGCATTGGGTAAGAAGTGTATGTTTCAGTCCTGATAGTCAGTATATCGCTACTGCTTCGTCTGACTGTACGGTTCGGTTGTGGCATCTGAATGGGCAACAATTGACCCAATTTCTCGTGCATCAAGGAGCAGTTAGAAGCGTATGTTTTAGCCCTGATGGCAAATACATTGCTACTGCTGACCGTACAGCCCGATTGTGGAACCTCCACGGACTGCAACTTACCCAATTTTCAGGACATCAAGGTACTGTCTGGAGCGTGTGTTTCAGTCCCGACAGCAAATACATTGTCACTACTTCTGATGATTGTACAGCCCGATTGTGGAATCTCAAGGGGCAGCAGCTTGTGCAATTCCAAGGGCATGAGAACTGGGTAAGGAGTGTGAGTTTCAGTCCTGATGGTAAGTACATTGTCACTGCTTCCGAAGACCGTACAGCCCAATTGTGGAACCTCAACGGGCAGCAGCTTGTACAATTCCAGGGACATCAAGGCAGTGTTTGGAGTGTGAGTTTCAGTCCTGATAGTAAATACATTGTGACTGCTAGTGATGACCGTACAGCCCAATTGTGGAACCTCGACGGACAGCAACTAACTCGATTCCAAGGACATCAGGGTACTGTCTGGAGCGTGAATTTTAGCCCTGATGGTCAGTACATCGCTACTGCTGCTGATGATGGCATAACCCGGTTGTGGAGCCTCAGTGGCCAGCAAGTTGCTCAATTTCCAGGGCATCGCAAGGCAGTTAGAAGTGTGAGCTTCAGTCCTGATGGTAAGTATATTGCCACGGCTGCTGATGACCATACAGCTCGGTTATGGCCTGTAGAAAATTTAGACCAACTGCTGGTGCGCGGTTGTAACTGGTTGTATAACTATCTTCAGAATAACCCGAATGTGAGCGATGTCTACGACGGGCTACGCCTACGCAATCTCTGCAATCAAAGCAACACTCAACTGCCATAACTCATCTTTCATCAAAATTATCGCAAATAGTTGTACTTTTATAAAGTATAATTAAGAAAAAGATAAAAAAGCTTGGGTAGTAAGGTCGGAACAATTTGCCGTCAATACTATCTAAAAAATCGGTAAACTTTAATAGTTTTTTATAAAAAGCTATCGATAATCTCAGACTTGCAACTAGCTTGTCAGTCTGGATACAAACAAAAATGTAAATTTCCCAGTTGAAGAGGCAAAAAAGGCGTGGGTCAGTATCAACCTGGTCAGCTAAAGCGCTACAACCCAGACGAAATCGCTCGTCATTATCGTTACCGTCCCTGGCTGGCTTGGGGACGATTCCTAAGAATTATCTGGTCTTTTGCTGGATTTATTTTTAGTCTGAAGTGGGACGAGTGGCAAAATCAAGTTGAGCAGAATAAGGGTAAACGCGCTACCCAGTTGCGAGAACTGCTCACTCGCCTAGGTCCCACTTTCATTAAAGTTGGTCAAGCCCTCTCTACCCGGCCTGACTTAATACGTAAAGATTTCTTAGAAGAACTTGTCAAGCTACAAGATCAACTGCCACCCTTTGATAATGCGATCGCTTATCGAATTATCGAAACTGAGTTAGACCGTTCAATCTCTGAAAGTTTTAGTGAATTGTCGCCTACACCAGTGGCCGCTGCAAGCTTGGGTCAAGTATATCGTGGTCGTCTAGTCACTGGCGAAGAAGTCGCAGTTAAAGTCCAACGTCCCCACTTACGCCCTGTCATCACACTCGATTTATATTTGATGCGCTGGGCTGCAAGTTGGTTGGCTCCTTGGTTGCCCTTGAATCTTGGTCACGACCTGACTTTGATTGTAGATGAATTTGGCACAAAAATATTTGAGGAAATTGACTATATTAACGAAGGTCGCAACGCCGAAAAATTTGCTAGCAATTTCCGCAATGACCTACAAGTAAAAGTTCCCATTATTTACTGGCGTTACACCAATACCCACGTTTTAACCCTAGAATGGATTGACGGCTTCAAACTCACAGATACTAAACGCATCCGTGAAGTAGGTTTAGACCCAGAAGGAATTATTAAAATTGGTGTCACCTCCGGTTTACAACAGCTACTAGAACACGGTTTCTTTCACGCCGACCCCCATCCTGGCAATTTGTTTGCTATGCCCGATGGTCGCATGGCTTACATTGATTTTGGCATGATGGATCAATTAGAGGAACCCACTAAAGAAACACTGGTGGATGCCTTAGTACATTTAGTTAACAAGGACTACACAGATTTAGCCGAAGATTTTGTCAAATTAGGTTTTTTGACTCCAGACACAAATATTTGTCCCATTATCCCGGCTTTAGAGTCAGTGCTGGGAAGCGCGATTGGTAAAAACGTCGGTGATTTTAACTTCAAAACCATTACCGATGAATTTTCGGAACTGATGTATGAATATCCTTTCCGAGTTCCTGCCAAATTCGCTTTAATTATTCGTTCTTTAGTGACACAAGAAGGCATTGCCCTCAGTCTCAATCCCAACTTTAAAATTGTTGAAGTGGGTTATCCCTACATAGCGCGGCGCTTACTGACAGGAGAATCTCCAGCATTACGGCGACGATTACTGAATGTGTTGTTTAAAGATGGTAAATTCCAGTGGCAACGCTTAGAAAATTTAATTGAAATCGCTCGTACTGATGGCAACTTTGATGTTGTACCCACCGCCAAAATGGGTTTGCAATATTTGCTATCTGATGAAGGAAAATTTTTGCGGCGACAGCTGGTGTTAGCGCTGACTGAAGATGACCGCCTGCATACAGCAGAAGTGCAACGTCTGTGGAATTTAGTTAAAGATGATATCCAGCCAAATCGTTTATTGAATGTGGCGATTGGCATGTTAACAGATTTATCTAAAGAAAGCGTAGCGGCGATTCTTCCTAAAGCTACATCTCTAGCAGCTTTTACAGAAAACCAGCGACTAAATAACAATTAAATCACTATCAGGAGTTCTTATGTACTACTTCCCTCTGCAACCGCCATATCTTTTACTAGTTATGGGACTATTCATCGCATTAACTTCTGGTGTGGCCTTGTCTGGAACCTTGAAAGTAATTGTACAGAAATGGTCGAGCGATCGCCAAGAAAATCCTCAGCCTAGTTCTTCTTTAAAACAGTTATTTGTACCATTTCTAGGTATAACTAGCGGTATTTTTCTGTTTTTGTATTCGGGTTTACAGATATTTGGCTTTCCCTCTTCCCTAGCATTAGGAGTTGCTTTACCTCTAGGCTTGTTGACTTGTTTGTTAGTTTGGTTGCAGTTGGGAAGTATGCTAGATTTTGCTCAAAGCCGAGGAATGCAATCTCTAGATTTAGATTCTTGGTCTTAAATTCGGAAAAACTAACTGTTGTCTATCTGGTTTAACCAAGCTATTAAATCAGATACATTAGAAAAATCTAAAAACTCTTCTCCTAATACTTCCAACTGTACAGTAGATAAAACTTGAATTTGCTCAATTATTGATGAATCGATTTCTCCAAAACGACGATTTAACTGGCGCTTCAAAAAGCGAAAAGCTTCTTTTTGTTCACTCTTTTTTTCACCTTTCTGTTCTCCTTTCTGAAAAATATGCTGATAAATCACTGACTCTTGCATAATTTCCTCGCTTAATAATTACGGATAAAGTCATGGGGATATGTTTCTGCCAGGATTTTACACAGGTTGTCATATTCTGCCATTTCAAGAACATTTTTAAGTTCGCTGAGGATGACGCTTAATTGTAAACTAATTCGGGAGAAGACTAAAGTTTTGACTCTCAGGTGATGCTCCTAACGTCGCTACTGCTTTGCTTTAAGCGTACTCCTGCAAAGAAGCAAACTACGCAGTGTCATTGCTGACTGGTTTTTTCTAACTCTTTAGTCTAGTTTTCCACACCTATCTATATATGTATAAATAAAAAAGCTAATTTCTAGATAATTCCATCTCTAGATCGAAGTAATTTAAATTTAAAAACGCTAACACAGAAAAAGAGTTCTATTAGCCTTTAAAACTGGCTTTAATCGACAACTCATAATCTGAAAAAAAACAAAATACAAAAGAGTACATTCAATGACAACTTCTACAGACCGCGATCAACAACTTAAAAAACTGTGTGAATTAATAGCAGACATTGACTGTGGCATGTTGACTACAACAGAAGAAGATGGCAGCTTGCATAGTTGCCCAATGTCCAAAAATGGCGAGATTAATTCTGATGGTACACTTTGGTTCTTTATTTATCGCAGTTCTCACAAGGCAGCTGAGATTGAACACAACCAGCATGTAAATGTGAGTTTCTCGTCACCTGACCAACAGCGATATATTTCTCTATCAGGTACAGCACAACTTGTACAAGACCGCAATAAAATGCAAGAAAAATGGCAACCAAAACTGCAAACTTGGTTTCCTCAAGGTTTAGATGAACCTGATATTGCTTTACTCAAAGTGAATATTAATCAAGCTGATTACTGGGATAGTCGCTCAAGCTTTAAGCCACAAGTAATTAATTTATAAACTCTATCACACCGCTAATCTGCGGGATTTTGAGACTTGATTTCTTGGCTGTACTGCGTCAGGATTTAGCGATCGCCTGTGGTTTTCAACCAATGCAACCTCAAAAAATGCAATGATTGGGCGATCGCTAATAAACACTCAATTTGCCGGATTATGATATGAGCATGATTCTTCTGTGGTCTTGAAGTGAACCAAGGCTTATGTGAAAATTGGAGTCTTTCGCATCACAGCCTAACTTTTGAGGAATCGATCAATGGCGCGTTTAGCACTGCTGAGTGTATCTAATAAAACTAATTTAATAGACCTAGCCCGTAGCTTGGTGGAAGAATTTGACTTTGATTTAATCAGCAGTGGGGGAACAGCCAAAACCCTAAAAGATGCTGGGCTACCAGTTACGAAAGTTGCAGATTACACAAATTCGCCAGAAATTTTAGGCGGTCGGGTGAAAACTTTGCATCCCCGGATTCATGGGGGAATCTTAGCACGTCGAGATGTAGCTAGCGATGTCACAGATTTAGAAGATAACCAAATTCGTCCGATTGATTTAGTAGTAGTGAATCTTTATCCTTTTGAAGAAACTATTGCCAAACCAGGAGTAACATTAGCTGAAGCTGTGGAACAGATTGATATTGGTGGCCCGGCGATGTTACGGGCATCATCAAAAAATTTCGCCCATCTGACAGTATTATGCGATCCGGCACAGTATGACGAATATTTGCAAGAGTTACGGCAAAATCACGGGGAAGCATCTCTAGAGTTCCGCCAAAAGGCTGCCTTAAAAGGCTTTTTGCATACTGCTAGTTATGATCAAGCGATCGCATCTTACCTCGCAGGAACGCAGCAGTACACCCTTAGCGGCACACAATTACAATCTCTGCGCTACGGCGAAAATCCTCATCAACCCGCTGCTTGGTATCAAACTGGCACTACCCCCACAGGATGGACAGCTGCCAAAATACTGCAAGGGAAGGAACTGAGTTACAACAATTTAGTTGATTTAGAAGCTGCACGCCGAATTATTGCTGAATTTACAGATACCCCAGCAGCCACAATTATCAAACATACTAATCCTTGTGGTACAGCCTTAGGAAATACTCTTGTAGAAGCTTACCAAAAAGCTTTTAAGGCTGATTCTGTTTCAGCTTTTGGGGGAATTGTCGCCCTTAACCGCACTATTGATGCTGCTACCGCCAGTGAATTAACTCAGACATTTTTAGAATGCGTGGTTGCACCCAGTTGTGAACCTGAAGCTGAAGAAATTTTGGCTAAAAAATCTAAAGTCCGGGTTTTGACTTTAGCAGATTTGCATAATGGTTCTAAAGATACTATAAAAGCGATCGCAGGTGGTTTTTTAGTCCAATCTGCCGATGATATGGTTGCAGACACCAACCAATGGCAAATCGCTACCGAACGTCAACCCACCGCTGACGAATTGGCAGAATTGCTGTTTGCTTGGAAAGTTTGCAAACATGTAAAATCCAATGCGATCGTAGTCACAAGCGATCGTACTACCCTAGGTGTAGGTGCTGGTCAAATGAATCGCGTCGGTTCAGTTAAAATTGCCCTCGAACAAGCTGGGGAAAAAGCCAAAGGTGCAACTCTGTCCAGCGATGGATTTTTCCCGTTTGATGATTCAGTAAAAACAGCCGCAGCAGCAGGAATTACTGCCATTGTCCAACCAGGAGGAAGTCTACGAGATCAAGACTCCATCAAGGCTGCGAATGAATTGGGTTTAGTGATGGTACTAACAGGTGTACGCCACTTTTTACACTAAAAATAAAGTGTCACTCATAATACTTGCCATTCCATAAAATAAGTGATATCTTTGATTTGTGTGTGAGGAGCAAATTAAAGATAAAAAGCGTTTGGGGTGGAAACACGGCAACACTCCCAAGCGCTTTTTAATTTTTATGTAGAAATGTTCCAGTTAGCAAAGTGTCACCTATTTTACTTGCTATCCCATGAAATAGATGATATCTTTGATTTGTGTGTGAGGAGCAAGTTAAAAATAAAAAGCGTCTGGGGTGGAAACACGGCAACACTCCCAGGCGCTTTTTAATATAACTGACGATTTACAGTCGTATTAAAGTACTGTAAGTAAAAAAATACCCAATTGTCATTACGATTGCTCTTAGCGTTCCCGCAGGGTACGAAGCGTAGATGCGTTAGCGGTGAAGCAGCTCAGTCTTGGGGGTTTCCACGCCACTTGCTACAAGTCGGCGGCACTTCCTACAAGTCGGGGAACCCGCCCAACGCAGTGCCTCCCCATGAACGACTGCTGTAATACCATTTCACGAAATTATTGATACAAATTACTTTTCTTACTCTCCCTGCCTCCGGTCACTGAGTTTCGACTACGCTCAACTGCCGCGTAGCCGAAGTGCTGCTTCCCCTGCTTGCCCAAATGTATCAACTTTAAAGTGAAACAGTATAAAGCCTGCGGCATAGCGTCTTTGTAAGGAGAAGAGTAACAATCCCAATCTTTGCGATTGCTTCCCTTTGCTTGCAACGACGTGAAATTATAGTCTATGAGTAAGGCTTGAGCAACTTAAACAGAAGCCGTACTGATACCACGCACAAAAATATCTACACAAGTTTGGATATAATGCTCACGGTCATACTTATTTTGTTTAAAATTGGCATTACGGCACAGCATTCCGGCTAGTAACATTCCTGTAAACATATCAACTGCCGGCAACGGATCAATATCCGGTCTCACATCACCTCGTTTTTGACTAGATTGTAGATAAGCTATAAGTTTTTCTTCTAAAGGCTTGACCGCTGCTTGAATCACTTGCTTTGCAGCCTCAGGATGACGTTTGGCTTCTCCAATGAAGGTACGAATTAAGTCTTCTTGAGCTTCCAGCATAGAGTTATAAAGCTGGGCATAATGCTTTAAGTCAACGCCAAGATTTTGTGTCCAGGCTTCAGGATGAGCCAAAGCTTCTATTTGAAGTACTAAAGCATTTTCAATCACTGCCCCTAGAAGTTGCTCTTTACTAGCAAAATGGCGAAATAAAGTTACCTCATTCACGCCAGCTACACGAGCTATTTCACGGGTGGTTGCTCCTTGAACACCTAGATTAGCAAATACCTGTGAGGCAGCTTCTATGATACGTGTACGGGTCAGGGCGGAAGAACGGATAATTTTATTCATTCAAGTTTGCAAGTGCTTACTTGCATTATAGTCTGGGGAAAAAGTGGTTGCAAACTTGTATAAAAAAATAGGAGTTTCAAGCATAGTTTCTAGAGAATTTGGTAACGAGTTTAAATCCATTACCAAATTCTCTTAATGTCTACTACTGACTGTCTTTTGGTGCAAACATCAAGTACGTACCTCCCAGCCCTTCTACAATTGTGCGTGTATTATTAATCATCATTTTTTGATAAGTGTCTCCTTCGCTTCCCGGTTCACCCAGCCCCTCAGTCAACAATTCTCTTTCGGAAACTTTCACTTGTGCTTCTGTGGCTATAGATTGCACCAAGTTAGGGTTCATTTTCGTCTGGGCAAAAATTGTCGGTACTTTAGTGCGTTGCAGATTTTTAACTAAGTTTTTCACTCGTATATCTGTCGGTTTTTCGTCAATACTAAAATTTACTAAAGAAATATTGTATGCCTTAGTGTAATAACCTAGCTCATTATATGTTGTGACTAATTTAGGTTGCTTGACAGGAATACTAGCAATTCTTGACTTGATCCAACTATTCATCTGAGTTAGTTCATTTTTAATTTGTTTGGCATTGTCACTATAAATAACTGCATTGCTAGGTTCTAACTTCTCTAAGTTGCTGCTAATTATCTCTACCATCTTGATAGCATTTTTAGGGTTATGCCAAATGTAAGGATCGGCTACTTTTTTACCATTTTTTTGAAACTGTTGTGGTTTGGGAACCGCCTGTTGAGCAACGGCTCTTTTGGGTGCAGAGTTTTTAGTTGCTTTAATGATTTTTATTAGTTCTGGTTCCAAATTATAGCCGTTGTAAAGAATGAGATTTGCTTGCTCAATAGCTTGGCGGTCTTCTGGTTTTGGTTGATAGAAATCAGAGTCTGTACTAGGAGAAATTAAACACGAAAGGTTAATTGTGTTGCCCGCAACCTGTTTAGTTAAGTCACATAGCACACTTGTAGTTGCTACGACTTGGGGCAAATTTTCGTTTACTGTGGTGGTCTGAGTAAAAGAGGTGCTTGCTGCTTGATTTACACATCCCATAAATCCCATCGTCAAAGCAATCAAGCTAACTCGTAAAGAATGATATGATGGTGATTTTTTTGACATCATCAACTCCTGCTAGGTATACAAAAAAGATAATGGCGATCGCTAAAGAATTGGTGAGATGCTAAGATTTCAAGGTCGCAAAAGTACAATGATGGGCAATGCTGTGGTGATGCTTCCTGTGATTGGTGTAGTGCAGATCCTCTCACTGTCTGCTGAAACATTAGCATTACGCTAAAGGTAGCCAACAGACTGACATAATCAGGTGGTTAAGTTGAGAAATGTAGTGATGAGGAGGCGTATTGCTCATACAGGTTGATTTCGCAAACCAAGTCGTAAACCTAAAGCAATTTTAGCGGCGGTTTTGCAAGGTGTGGACATTTGTTTGTGACGAAATCGGCAAATTATTTAAGCTCATCCCACCCCTTCCAAGATACTGCTGGCGAATTAGGGGTGCGACCCCTGATTAGAGTAAGGCAGATGAGCAAAATGCAACCGTTGGCGGGATAATACAAAAAGTTGAGTTGGAGAGTTGCATTTACCTATGACACTGCATCCAAAAAACCATTGGGATGTCCCACAACAAACGGCAGCTGTATCCTTCAAGGGATGGGATGAGCTTAATTAGGGAGTTGCTCAAGGCGATCGCAACGCATACTATGGCTGCTTTAAGTATTAAATGTCGAATACAAGATCAAGTATTGAATATTTTCTTACTGTAAATACTCTCGCGTCAACTTATTTTTGCCAAAAAGCTCCATATCATATTCAAGATTATCTAAAAAAATTGAGAAAATAGTTCTATCATATTCACCTTCACAAAAAGTTTCTAAAAACAAATCATTTACTGGATTATGAATATATGCTCTCATAAACATAAATTCTGAATTTAATTCGTTTACATATTCTAATAAATCTACTCTATTAATATTTGGCTGACAAGAATAAAGCGCTCTAATTAATACTCCGCGATTAGGAATACATTTAACAATTAAGTTATTCTTTCTATGATGACGACATAAAAGCAAATCATGATCTTCTTCAACATGATATCCATTAAATTCTAAATGATTACGATATCTCACTAAAGGATGAGCTAAAGAATCACCAATATTAATTTCTGGCATGGAATAAAGCCTCGCAAATTTTTCCAAAAATTAGGTTAGCTAAACTTAGTATTCCCACTCAGCTAAGAACTTAATCAAGACTGCCGCCAAAAATAATACTTACTATATATCAGTAGTCTTGGGAACTAATACCGTTTGACTTTAAAGTTGATACATTTGGGCAAGCAAGAGAAGCAGCACTTTGGCTACTTCGACTACGCTCATGCAAGATAGAATGACTAATACTTGCGCTCTTTTGGCTCAAACATAGTGATTGCTACTGAGCGATACTGGATATCAATTCCTGCTGGTGAATAGTAAGCCATTGTATGCCTGAGGAAATTAGCATCGTCTCTTTGAGGATAATCTTCACGGAAATGAGCGCCGCGACTTTCTTGGCGATTTAGGGCTGATGCTAAAATTGTCTGTCCTACTACCATTAAACTCCGCAGTTCTAGAGCTTCTAAAATTTCTGTATTCCAGCAACTGCCTTTATCATCTAAATAAATTTGAGTATATTGCTGTTGTAATTCTGCTAATTTATGCAAGCCCTGACTCATTAATTCTTGAGTACGAAAAACCCCACAGAACTGAGTCATACAATCTTGAAAGGCTTGACGAACTTGGTTAATACGATACTTTCCTGGCTGTTCTAATAACGTTTGGATTTGTTGCTTGGCTTCGTTAACATAATGTTGTTCATCTAAAGTTGGTAGTTTGCGGTTTTGCACAAATTTAGCGATCGCTGCCCCAGTGCGTTTACCATAAACTACACACTCCAACAGAGAATTACTACCAAGGCGGTTAGCACCGTGGACGGAAACACAAGATGTTTCGCCAGCAGCAAAGAAACCCTCAACTAAACCATCACCACTACTACGAACTTGACCATCAATATTAACTGGGATACCACCCATACAATAATGAATTGTCGGTCGGACTGGCATCGGTTGAGTTACCGCATCCACACCTACTAAGCGGTGAGCTTCTTCCCAACAAAAGGGAACACGACTCATAATTTTTTCTTTGCCCATGTGTCGCAAGTCCAGATAGACAAAAGAACCACCAGCGCTACCATCGGCATGAATACCGCGACCTGCACGAATTTCATAGGCGATCGCTCTTGAGGTAATATCACGAGGAGCTAGTTCCATGCGACTGGGTGCGTAGTTGGCCATGAAGCGATCGCCTTCACTATTAATTAAATACGCTCCTTCTCCCCGTACTGCTTCGGAAATCAGCACCCCTACCGGATACAAGCCAGTAGGATGAAATTGGACAAATTCCATATCTTCTAAAGGTAAACCGGCGATCGCAGTCATTGCTAAACCATCACCCGTAGAAGCATAATCATTAGATGTAGTATTATAAACACGACCATAGCCCCCAGTGGCAAACATTACAGCCTTAGCCCGTATCACCTCTATATGTCCATCTAAAAGCCTATACATCACTACACCTTTAGCCTGACCTTCTGACAAAATCAGGCGCATTACATACCATTCTTGATAAATTTGCACACCATAACGCCGCAAATTATTAACCAATTCATGCAAAATTGCGTGACCAGTCTTATCAGCAGCGTAACAAGTACGGTTGTGAGTATGTCCACCAAAAGCCCGCTGGGCAATGCGACCATCGCTTAAACGAGAGAATAAAACGCCCATGTGTTCTAAATCAATTACTACATCCGGCGCTTCTTGGGCAAGAATAGCCACTGCGTCTTGGTCTGCCAAGTAGTCAGAACCTTTAACAGTATCAAAAGCG contains the following coding sequences:
- a CDS encoding succinate dehydrogenase/fumarate reductase flavoprotein subunit, producing MLEHDVIIVGGGLAGCRAAVEIARTDPSLNIAVVAKTHPIRSHSVAAQGGMAASLKNVDSADTWEAHAFDTVKGSDYLADQDAVAILAQEAPDVVIDLEHMGVLFSRLSDGRIAQRAFGGHTHNRTCYAADKTGHAILHELVNNLRRYGVQIYQEWYVMRLILSEGQAKGVVMYRLLDGHIEVIRAKAVMFATGGYGRVYNTTSNDYASTGDGLAMTAIAGLPLEDMEFVQFHPTGLYPVGVLISEAVRGEGAYLINSEGDRFMANYAPSRMELAPRDITSRAIAYEIRAGRGIHADGSAGGSFVYLDLRHMGKEKIMSRVPFCWEEAHRLVGVDAVTQPMPVRPTIHYCMGGIPVNIDGQVRSSGDGLVEGFFAAGETSCVSVHGANRLGSNSLLECVVYGKRTGAAIAKFVQNRKLPTLDEQHYVNEAKQQIQTLLEQPGKYRINQVRQAFQDCMTQFCGVFRTQELMSQGLHKLAELQQQYTQIYLDDKGSCWNTEILEALELRSLMVVGQTILASALNRQESRGAHFREDYPQRDDANFLRHTMAYYSPAGIDIQYRSVAITMFEPKERKY
- a CDS encoding ABC1 kinase family protein, translating into MGQYQPGQLKRYNPDEIARHYRYRPWLAWGRFLRIIWSFAGFIFSLKWDEWQNQVEQNKGKRATQLRELLTRLGPTFIKVGQALSTRPDLIRKDFLEELVKLQDQLPPFDNAIAYRIIETELDRSISESFSELSPTPVAAASLGQVYRGRLVTGEEVAVKVQRPHLRPVITLDLYLMRWAASWLAPWLPLNLGHDLTLIVDEFGTKIFEEIDYINEGRNAEKFASNFRNDLQVKVPIIYWRYTNTHVLTLEWIDGFKLTDTKRIREVGLDPEGIIKIGVTSGLQQLLEHGFFHADPHPGNLFAMPDGRMAYIDFGMMDQLEEPTKETLVDALVHLVNKDYTDLAEDFVKLGFLTPDTNICPIIPALESVLGSAIGKNVGDFNFKTITDEFSELMYEYPFRVPAKFALIIRSLVTQEGIALSLNPNFKIVEVGYPYIARRLLTGESPALRRRLLNVLFKDGKFQWQRLENLIEIARTDGNFDVVPTAKMGLQYLLSDEGKFLRRQLVLALTEDDRLHTAEVQRLWNLVKDDIQPNRLLNVAIGMLTDLSKESVAAILPKATSLAAFTENQRLNNN
- a CDS encoding DNA mismatch repair protein, coding for MPEINIGDSLAHPLVRYRNHLEFNGYHVEEDHDLLLCRHHRKNNLIVKCIPNRGVLIRALYSCQPNINRVDLLEYVNELNSEFMFMRAYIHNPVNDLFLETFCEGEYDRTIFSIFLDNLEYDMELFGKNKLTREYLQ
- a CDS encoding TetR/AcrR family transcriptional regulator, whose product is MNKIIRSSALTRTRIIEAASQVFANLGVQGATTREIARVAGVNEVTLFRHFASKEQLLGAVIENALVLQIEALAHPEAWTQNLGVDLKHYAQLYNSMLEAQEDLIRTFIGEAKRHPEAAKQVIQAAVKPLEEKLIAYLQSSQKRGDVRPDIDPLPAVDMFTGMLLAGMLCRNANFKQNKYDREHYIQTCVDIFVRGISTASV
- a CDS encoding metal ABC transporter solute-binding protein, Zn/Mn family, which translates into the protein MSKKSPSYHSLRVSLIALTMGFMGCVNQAASTSFTQTTTVNENLPQVVATTSVLCDLTKQVAGNTINLSCLISPSTDSDFYQPKPEDRQAIEQANLILYNGYNLEPELIKIIKATKNSAPKRAVAQQAVPKPQQFQKNGKKVADPYIWHNPKNAIKMVEIISSNLEKLEPSNAVIYSDNAKQIKNELTQMNSWIKSRIASIPVKQPKLVTTYNELGYYTKAYNISLVNFSIDEKPTDIRVKNLVKNLQRTKVPTIFAQTKMNPNLVQSIATEAQVKVSERELLTEGLGEPGSEGDTYQKMMINNTRTIVEGLGGTYLMFAPKDSQ
- the purH gene encoding bifunctional phosphoribosylaminoimidazolecarboxamide formyltransferase/IMP cyclohydrolase; protein product: MARLALLSVSNKTNLIDLARSLVEEFDFDLISSGGTAKTLKDAGLPVTKVADYTNSPEILGGRVKTLHPRIHGGILARRDVASDVTDLEDNQIRPIDLVVVNLYPFEETIAKPGVTLAEAVEQIDIGGPAMLRASSKNFAHLTVLCDPAQYDEYLQELRQNHGEASLEFRQKAALKGFLHTASYDQAIASYLAGTQQYTLSGTQLQSLRYGENPHQPAAWYQTGTTPTGWTAAKILQGKELSYNNLVDLEAARRIIAEFTDTPAATIIKHTNPCGTALGNTLVEAYQKAFKADSVSAFGGIVALNRTIDAATASELTQTFLECVVAPSCEPEAEEILAKKSKVRVLTLADLHNGSKDTIKAIAGGFLVQSADDMVADTNQWQIATERQPTADELAELLFAWKVCKHVKSNAIVVTSDRTTLGVGAGQMNRVGSVKIALEQAGEKAKGATLSSDGFFPFDDSVKTAAAAGITAIVQPGGSLRDQDSIKAANELGLVMVLTGVRHFLH
- a CDS encoding pyridoxamine 5'-phosphate oxidase family protein, which produces MTTSTDRDQQLKKLCELIADIDCGMLTTTEEDGSLHSCPMSKNGEINSDGTLWFFIYRSSHKAAEIEHNQHVNVSFSSPDQQRYISLSGTAQLVQDRNKMQEKWQPKLQTWFPQGLDEPDIALLKVNINQADYWDSRSSFKPQVINL